The Bacteroidota bacterium genome contains a region encoding:
- the map gene encoding type I methionyl aminopeptidase encodes MIYLKTDDEIELLRISNLLVSETHAQIAPLIKPGVKTIELDRIAEEYIRDNNGIPGFLNYKGFPNTLCTSVNEQVVHGIPSDYELKDGDIISIDCGVIKNGFYGDSAYTFAVGEIKEEVKKLLEITKESLLKAIEVSVSGNRMGDIGFAIQNYVQSFGYSVVRELTGHGIGKNLHEDPVVPNYGKRGRGSKLKNGMVIAIEPMINLGKKEVKQEKDGWTIRTADMQPSAHYEHSIAIRNGKADILSNFALIEDVLKNK; translated from the coding sequence ATGATATATTTGAAAACCGATGATGAAATTGAATTACTTAGAATTAGTAATTTATTAGTTTCTGAAACTCATGCTCAAATTGCTCCTCTGATTAAACCTGGAGTTAAAACAATCGAATTAGATCGAATTGCTGAAGAGTATATTCGAGACAATAATGGAATTCCTGGATTTCTTAATTATAAGGGTTTCCCTAACACTTTGTGCACTTCGGTGAACGAGCAGGTTGTTCACGGAATTCCTTCTGATTATGAATTAAAAGATGGAGATATAATTTCGATAGATTGTGGAGTAATAAAAAATGGTTTTTATGGAGATTCGGCTTATACATTTGCTGTTGGTGAGATTAAAGAGGAAGTGAAGAAGCTTTTGGAAATTACTAAAGAATCACTATTAAAAGCCATAGAAGTTTCTGTTTCAGGTAATAGAATGGGTGATATTGGATTTGCAATACAAAACTATGTTCAAAGCTTTGGTTATAGCGTAGTACGCGAACTTACCGGACACGGAATTGGAAAAAATCTGCATGAAGACCCTGTTGTACCAAATTATGGTAAACGTGGGAGAGGATCGAAACTTAAGAATGGAATGGTGATTGCTATTGAACCTATGATAAACTTAGGAAAAAAAGAAGTGAAACAAGAAAAAGATGGATGGACTATTCGAACTGCGGATATGCAACCATCGGCACACTACGAACATTCAATTGCAATTAGAAATGGAAAAGCAGATATATTATCAAATTTTGCGTTAATTGAAGATGTTTTAAAAAATAAATAA
- the infA gene encoding translation initiation factor IF-1 translates to MAKQPSIEQDGTIIETLSNARFRVELENGYVILAHISGKMRMHYIKILKGDKVKIEMSPYDLTKGRIIFRYKN, encoded by the coding sequence ATGGCAAAACAGCCCTCAATAGAACAAGATGGTACTATTATTGAAACTTTATCGAACGCAAGGTTTCGTGTCGAACTCGAAAATGGATATGTAATTTTGGCACATATCTCTGGAAAAATGAGAATGCATTACATAAAAATCCTTAAAGGAGATAAGGTTAAGATTGAAATGTCGCCATATGATTTAACTAAAGGACGAATTATTTTCAGGTATAAAAATTAG
- the rpmJ gene encoding 50S ribosomal protein L36: MKVRASVKKRSADCKIVKRKGRLYVINKKNPRFKQRQG; the protein is encoded by the coding sequence ATGAAAGTTAGAGCATCTGTAAAAAAGCGTAGTGCTGATTGTAAGATAGTAAAAAGAAAAGGAAGACTTTATGTAATTAACAAAAAGAATCCTCGCTTTAAACAAAGACAAGGATAA
- the rpsM gene encoding 30S ribosomal protein S13, producing the protein MMARIVGVDIPNNKRGEVGLTYIFGIGRSSAKSILQKAEIDINVRVKDWDDNQLNTIRSIINDDYKIEGELRSENQLNIKRLMDIASYRGIRHRTGMPVRGQKTKNNARTRKGKRKTVANKKKATKG; encoded by the coding sequence ATTATGGCTAGAATAGTTGGAGTTGATATTCCGAACAATAAAAGAGGTGAAGTTGGATTGACCTATATATTTGGAATTGGACGAAGTTCTGCTAAATCTATTTTACAGAAAGCTGAAATTGATATAAACGTCAGAGTAAAAGATTGGGATGATAATCAATTAAATACTATCAGATCAATTATTAATGATGATTATAAAATTGAAGGAGAGCTTAGGTCAGAAAATCAATTAAATATTAAACGATTGATGGACATAGCAAGCTATCGTGGCATTAGGCACAGAACCGGAATGCCGGTACGTGGACAGAAAACAAAAAATAATGCACGTACCCGAAAAGGAAAAAGAAAAACTGTAGCAAATAAGAAAAAAGCAACTAAAGGTTAA
- the rpsK gene encoding 30S ribosomal protein S11 produces MAKKRTVSAKKRVVKIEPVGQAHIKASFNNIIISLTNNQGQVISWASAGKMGFRGSKKNTPYAAQIAAANCAKTAYDLGLRKVKVYVKGPGAGRESAMRSIHSTGIEVTEIVDVTPLPHNGCRPPNRRRV; encoded by the coding sequence ATGGCAAAGAAAAGAACTGTATCTGCTAAGAAAAGAGTTGTTAAAATTGAGCCTGTTGGTCAAGCTCACATTAAAGCCTCCTTTAACAACATTATCATTTCTCTGACAAATAATCAAGGACAAGTAATATCTTGGGCTTCAGCAGGAAAGATGGGTTTTCGCGGATCAAAGAAAAATACTCCTTATGCTGCTCAAATAGCCGCCGCTAATTGTGCTAAAACAGCTTACGATCTAGGATTAAGAAAAGTAAAAGTTTATGTAAAAGGACCTGGGGCAGGCAGAGAATCAGCAATGCGATCGATTCATAGTACCGGTATTGAAGTTACTGAAATTGTTGATGTTACTCCATTACCTCACAATGGCTGTCGTCCACCAAACAGACGAAGAGTATAA
- the rpsD gene encoding 30S ribosomal protein S4 yields the protein MAKYIGPKTKIARIFGEPIFGPDKALEKKNYPPGQHGNNKRRKKPSVYGIQLKEKQKAKRTYGVLEKQFLNLFKKASGIKGITGEILLQLLESRLDNVVYRMGLAPTRSGARQLVGHRHIIVNNEVCNIPSRQVKPGDIIGIREKSKSMESIQDSLSSASHSAYSWIEWDNELSAGKFMNTPERQEIPENIKEQLIVELYSK from the coding sequence ATGGCAAAATATATTGGACCAAAAACTAAAATAGCAAGAATATTTGGAGAACCAATTTTTGGACCCGACAAGGCATTAGAAAAGAAAAACTACCCTCCAGGACAGCACGGTAACAATAAACGTAGAAAAAAACCTTCAGTCTATGGAATTCAGCTTAAAGAAAAACAAAAAGCTAAACGGACTTATGGAGTACTTGAAAAGCAATTTTTAAACTTATTTAAAAAAGCATCTGGAATAAAAGGAATTACAGGTGAAATTTTGCTTCAATTGCTTGAATCTCGTTTAGATAATGTGGTTTATAGAATGGGATTAGCCCCTACTCGAAGCGGAGCACGACAACTGGTTGGACACAGACATATAATTGTTAACAACGAAGTTTGCAATATTCCTTCACGACAAGTTAAACCTGGCGATATAATTGGAATTCGTGAAAAATCTAAATCTATGGAATCAATTCAAGATTCTTTGTCCTCAGCAAGTCATTCAGCTTATTCTTGGATAGAATGGGATAATGAATTGTCGGCCGGAAAATTTATGAATACTCCAGAAAGACAAGAAATACCTGAAAATATAAAAGAACAACTTATTGTTGAATTGTATTCTAAATAA
- a CDS encoding DNA-directed RNA polymerase subunit alpha gives MSILAFQKPDKVIMLDSDDKIGKFEFRPLEQGYGITIGNALRRILISSLEGYAITSIRIDGIDHEFSAMAGIREDVTDIVLNLKQIRFKQEVEDVEEEKVTINITGQDTFKGGDIEKFISGFKVLNPEHVICNLTNPDVRFQMEMTIKKGRGYVTSDENKPLEPVIGLIPVDSIFTPIKNVNYHIEDYRVEQKTDFEKLVINIETDGSVMPKDALKEAATILIKHFMLFSDEKITEDVEEKEETEEFDEEILHMRQLLKTKLVDLDLSVRALNCLKAADVETLSELVAFNRNDLLKFRNFGKKSLTELNEMLVTMNLDFGMDITKYKLDQE, from the coding sequence ATGTCAATATTAGCTTTCCAAAAACCAGATAAAGTTATAATGCTTGATTCAGACGATAAAATCGGCAAGTTTGAATTCAGGCCACTTGAACAAGGATATGGGATCACAATTGGTAATGCTCTCAGAAGAATTTTAATCTCATCTTTAGAAGGATACGCAATTACATCAATTAGAATCGATGGGATTGATCACGAATTTTCTGCTATGGCTGGAATCAGAGAAGATGTTACCGATATAGTATTAAATTTAAAACAAATTCGATTCAAGCAAGAGGTTGAAGATGTTGAAGAAGAAAAGGTTACGATAAACATTACTGGTCAGGACACATTTAAAGGTGGCGACATAGAAAAATTTATAAGCGGCTTTAAAGTACTAAATCCTGAACATGTAATTTGCAATCTTACAAATCCGGATGTGCGATTTCAAATGGAAATGACCATTAAAAAAGGAAGGGGATATGTTACATCTGACGAAAACAAACCTCTTGAACCAGTTATTGGATTAATTCCAGTAGATTCTATTTTTACTCCGATAAAAAATGTAAATTATCACATTGAAGATTATAGGGTTGAACAAAAAACCGACTTCGAAAAACTTGTAATTAATATTGAAACGGATGGCTCAGTAATGCCAAAAGATGCACTTAAAGAAGCGGCAACCATTTTAATCAAACATTTCATGTTGTTTTCAGATGAGAAAATTACAGAAGATGTTGAAGAAAAAGAAGAAACCGAAGAATTTGACGAGGAAATACTTCATATGCGACAGCTTTTAAAAACAAAACTTGTTGATCTTGATTTGTCCGTGAGAGCATTGAATTGTCTTAAAGCTGCCGATGTAGAAACTTTATCCGAATTAGTTGCATTTAATAGAAACGATTTGTTGAAATTTAGAAATTTCGGAAAAAAATCACTAACAGAACTTAACGAAATGTTAGTTACAATGAATTTGGATTTCGGAATGGATATTACAAAATATAAATTAGATCAAGAGTAA
- the rplQ gene encoding 50S ribosomal protein L17: protein MRHRKNFNHLSRKAPHRKAMLMNMANSLIKHKRISTTVAKAKALRMFVEPLLTKSKDDSTHSRRVVFSYLQDKEAVSELYREISVKIAERNGGYTRILKTGNRLGDNAEMCIIELVDYNENMLAEKDAAPKKATRRRKKSKKTDDTATSVETAKTEVVEEETKETAETEEVKVEGTEESKVEEKKEEDKEKPKEESN, encoded by the coding sequence ATGAGACACCGAAAAAATTTTAATCATCTAAGTAGAAAAGCGCCCCACAGAAAAGCCATGTTAATGAATATGGCAAATTCGCTTATCAAACATAAAAGAATTTCTACAACAGTTGCAAAAGCTAAAGCTCTTAGAATGTTCGTAGAGCCATTGCTTACAAAATCGAAAGACGATTCAACTCATTCACGTAGAGTTGTGTTTAGTTATTTACAAGACAAAGAGGCTGTTTCTGAATTGTATAGAGAAATTTCTGTAAAAATTGCTGAAAGAAATGGGGGATATACGAGAATTCTAAAAACTGGAAATAGATTAGGCGATAATGCCGAAATGTGCATAATAGAATTGGTTGACTATAATGAAAACATGCTTGCCGAAAAAGATGCTGCACCTAAAAAAGCAACCAGAAGAAGAAAGAAAAGCAAAAAAACTGATGACACTGCTACTTCTGTAGAAACTGCAAAAACTGAAGTTGTAGAAGAGGAGACTAAAGAAACTGCAGAAACTGAGGAAGTAAAAGTAGAAGGAACTGAGGAATCAAAAGTTGAAGAGAAAAAAGAAGAAGATAAAGAAAAACCAAAAGAAGAAAGTAATTAA
- the eno gene encoding phosphopyruvate hydratase, giving the protein MGKIANIYARQVLDSRGNPTIEVEVITENGFGGRAIVPSGASTGVHEAVELRDFDKQKYLGKGVLKAVNNVNSVLNDELKGMFVTEQNDIDARMIEIDGTENKAKLGANAILGVSLAVAKAGAQFTNQELFRYIGGVNANTLPIPMMNILNGGSHADNKIDIQEFMIMPTGAKSFSEALRMGVEVFHSLKSVLKSENHSTNVGDEGGFAPNLNSNEEAIEVVIKAIEKAGYIPGKEIYIALDAAASEFYDKKKKLYHFDSTMEDKTSFEMVEYWKKWTNDYPILSIEDGLDEDDWDGWRLLTKEIGHKAQIVGDDLFVTNVKRLERGILENTANSILIKVNQIGTLTETINAVRMADINSYTSIMSHRSGETEDTTIADLAVALNTGLIKTGSASRSDRIAKYNQLLRIEETLGSSAKYLGSKFKFI; this is encoded by the coding sequence ATGGGAAAAATAGCAAATATTTATGCAAGACAGGTTTTGGATTCTAGAGGAAATCCAACAATCGAAGTTGAAGTAATAACAGAGAATGGATTTGGTGGTAGAGCAATAGTTCCATCAGGAGCTTCTACAGGAGTTCACGAAGCCGTTGAACTGAGAGATTTCGACAAACAAAAATATCTTGGAAAAGGAGTTTTAAAAGCTGTAAATAATGTAAATTCAGTTTTAAACGACGAACTAAAAGGAATGTTCGTAACAGAGCAAAACGACATTGATGCTCGAATGATTGAAATTGATGGAACTGAAAACAAAGCCAAACTCGGTGCAAATGCCATACTTGGCGTATCTCTCGCTGTAGCTAAAGCTGGAGCACAATTCACAAATCAAGAATTGTTCAGATATATTGGAGGAGTAAATGCAAATACTCTTCCAATTCCTATGATGAACATATTAAATGGAGGTTCTCATGCCGACAATAAAATTGATATACAAGAATTTATGATTATGCCAACAGGTGCAAAATCATTCAGTGAAGCTCTAAGGATGGGTGTTGAAGTTTTTCATAGTTTAAAATCTGTTTTGAAATCGGAGAATCATTCAACTAATGTTGGCGATGAAGGCGGTTTTGCACCAAATTTAAATTCCAATGAAGAAGCTATTGAAGTTGTAATTAAAGCAATTGAAAAAGCTGGTTATATTCCTGGCAAAGAAATTTATATTGCTCTGGATGCAGCAGCTTCTGAGTTTTACGACAAGAAGAAAAAACTATACCACTTTGATTCTACTATGGAAGACAAAACATCTTTCGAAATGGTTGAATATTGGAAAAAGTGGACAAATGATTATCCAATTTTATCTATCGAAGACGGACTTGACGAAGACGATTGGGACGGTTGGAGACTTTTGACAAAAGAAATTGGTCATAAAGCACAAATTGTTGGAGATGATTTATTTGTTACTAACGTAAAACGTCTTGAAAGAGGAATTCTTGAAAATACTGCAAATTCAATCCTTATAAAAGTAAATCAAATTGGAACTCTTACAGAAACTATAAATGCTGTGAGAATGGCAGATATAAATTCATATACTTCAATTATGAGTCACCGCTCTGGCGAAACTGAAGACACTACAATTGCCGACTTAGCTGTTGCATTAAACACAGGATTAATAAAAACTGGTTCTGCATCACGCTCCGATAGGATTGCAAAATATAACCAATTACTCAGAATTGAGGAAACGCTTGGAAGTTCAGCCAAATATCTTGGTTCGAAATTTAAATTTATTTAA